From Tripterygium wilfordii isolate XIE 37 chromosome 16, ASM1340144v1, whole genome shotgun sequence, one genomic window encodes:
- the LOC119981212 gene encoding uncharacterized protein LOC119981212: MVQPHITTSLPYIYLNPKQTQIPNSNMATLLTAQQQEERSGAEVVHGAEECFRHSIELLEELGFPMGVLPLKDLEECGRVRETGFVWMRQKAPYEHYFVGTGTRVSYATEAMAYVEKGKMKRMSGIKSKQIFIWVPITERSLESGGEKIYFKTPMGIGKTFPATAFMTDEEKEKLVETEKVEEQ; the protein is encoded by the coding sequence ATGGTTCAACCTCACATAACTACCTCTcttccatatatatatctaaaccCCAAGCAAACACAGATACCAAATTCAAACATGGCAACACTCCTAACAGCACAACAACAAGAGGAGAGATCGGGAGCAGAGGTCGTGCACGGCGCGGAAGAGTGTTTCCGCCACTCAATTGAACTCCTCGAAGAGCTAGGGTTTCCAATGGGAGTACTTCCGTTGAAGGATCTAGAAGAGTGTGGAAGAGTTAGAGAGACTGGATTTGTATGGATGAGGCAGAAGGCACCTTACGAGCACTACTTCGTTGGGACCGGGACGCGTGTGAGTTACGCGACGGAGGCTATGGCTTATGTGGAGAAAGGGAAGATGAAGAGGATGAGTGGGATCAAGAGCAAGCAAATCTTCATCTGGGTCCCAATAACTGAGAGGAGCTTAGAATCTGGTGGGGAGAAAATTTACTTCAAGACTCCGATGGGGATCGGAAAAACTTTCCCGGCGACCGCTTTTATGACGGACGAGGAGAAGGAGAAGCTTGTGGAGACTGAAAAAGTTGAGGAACAATAA